The following are from one region of the Cyanobium gracile PCC 6307 genome:
- a CDS encoding phosphatase PAP2 family protein → MRFHLLPRERILLPGCLIALVGLFVAVAPGRPLALLDAAVLDWLGNHFHGLVGGVLTQVYRATGVGFTAVLVAMALVHLLRRRWWRDLRLLVMATGGILILVDLVFKPLFSRQRPPGSLLPLDGHSFPSGHAAGAVAFYFAMVVILGSHHPRLRRTLALVACALVGLVWLSTLYVRAHWPTDLLAGAAVGLAWLTVCLAFWRDPPPVDPQSGAARPLRSP, encoded by the coding sequence ATGAGGTTCCACCTGCTGCCACGGGAGAGGATCCTGCTGCCCGGCTGCCTGATCGCGCTGGTGGGGCTGTTCGTGGCGGTGGCCCCGGGCCGGCCCCTGGCCCTGCTGGACGCGGCCGTCCTGGACTGGCTGGGCAACCATTTCCACGGCCTCGTGGGCGGGGTCCTGACCCAGGTGTACCGGGCGACCGGCGTCGGTTTCACCGCCGTCCTGGTGGCGATGGCCCTGGTCCACCTGCTGCGGCGGCGCTGGTGGAGGGACCTGCGCCTGCTGGTGATGGCCACCGGCGGCATCCTGATCCTGGTGGATCTGGTGTTCAAGCCCCTGTTCAGCCGCCAGCGCCCGCCGGGCAGCCTGCTGCCGTTGGATGGCCACAGCTTCCCCAGCGGCCATGCCGCCGGGGCTGTGGCCTTCTACTTCGCCATGGTGGTGATCCTGGGGTCCCACCATCCCCGCCTGCGGCGCACCCTGGCGTTGGTGGCCTGCGCCCTGGTGGGTCTGGTCTGGCTCAGCACCCTCTACGTGCGGGCCCACTGGCCCACGGATCTGCTGGCGGGCGCCGCCGTCGGGCTGGCCTGGCTGACGGTGTGCCTGGCCTTCTGGCGCGATCCGCCCCCCGTCGACCCCCAGAGTGGTGCGGCCCGACCGCTGCGATCCCCTTGA
- a CDS encoding DUF1824 family protein, translating to MTTDLPSSGLAALRGLRTAPALDGEGGALLRRELTPRLQACDWFTIGIMAPSAAAALTALRQLEMAQGWTALQPGEPGAGEPGPVFLKGNQRTGLLHLRHEEGLGEGILITGHGAADPEAEDTWGPLPLDLFA from the coding sequence TTGACCACCGACCTGCCCAGCTCCGGCCTGGCCGCGCTGCGGGGCCTGCGCACCGCCCCGGCCCTCGACGGCGAGGGGGGTGCCCTGCTGCGCCGGGAGCTCACCCCCCGGCTGCAGGCCTGCGACTGGTTCACGATCGGGATCATGGCGCCGTCGGCGGCGGCGGCCCTGACGGCCCTGCGGCAGCTGGAGATGGCCCAGGGCTGGACGGCCCTGCAGCCGGGGGAGCCCGGCGCAGGGGAGCCCGGACCGGTGTTCCTCAAGGGCAACCAGCGCACCGGCTTGTTGCATCTGCGCCACGAGGAGGGCCTCGGCGAGGGGATCCTGATCACCGGCCATGGGGCTGCCGATCCGGAGGCCGAGGACACCTGGGGGCCCCTGCCCCTCGATCTGTTCGCCTGA
- the hemC gene encoding hydroxymethylbilane synthase → MTSSTLRIASRRSQLAMVQTHWVRDELSRAHPELAITIEAMATQGDKILDVALAKIGDKGLFTKELEAQMLVDRADIAVHSLKDLPTNLPEGLILGCITEREDPADALVVHERHRERTLASLPEGSVVGTSSLRRLAQLRHHYPHLVFKDVRGNVITRLEKLDAGVYDCLILAAAGLTRLGLSDRIHELIDPAISLHAVGQGALGIECRAGDTAVLETIAVLEHQPTARRCLAERAFLRSLEGGCQVPIGVNTHVEADELVLTGMVASIDGQRLLRESCRGPASDPEAIGVALAGTLRSQGAGEILEEIFASVRPES, encoded by the coding sequence ATGACCAGCTCCACCCTGCGCATCGCCTCCCGCCGCAGCCAGCTGGCCATGGTCCAGACCCACTGGGTGCGGGATGAGCTCTCCCGCGCCCACCCCGAGCTGGCGATCACGATCGAGGCGATGGCCACCCAGGGGGACAAGATTCTCGATGTGGCCCTGGCCAAGATCGGTGACAAGGGCCTGTTCACCAAGGAACTGGAGGCCCAGATGCTGGTCGACCGGGCCGACATCGCCGTCCACAGCCTCAAGGACCTGCCCACCAACCTGCCGGAGGGGCTGATCCTGGGCTGCATCACCGAGCGGGAGGACCCGGCCGATGCCCTGGTGGTGCATGAACGGCACCGGGAGCGCACCCTGGCATCCCTGCCCGAGGGCAGCGTGGTGGGCACCAGCTCCCTGCGCCGCCTGGCCCAGCTGCGTCACCACTACCCCCACCTGGTGTTCAAGGACGTGCGGGGCAACGTGATCACCCGGCTGGAGAAACTCGACGCCGGGGTCTACGACTGCCTGATCCTGGCGGCGGCTGGCCTCACCCGCCTCGGGCTCAGTGACCGCATCCACGAGCTGATCGACCCTGCCATCTCGCTTCACGCCGTGGGCCAGGGGGCCCTGGGGATCGAATGCCGCGCCGGCGACACCGCCGTGCTCGAGACGATCGCCGTGCTGGAGCACCAGCCCACCGCCCGTCGCTGCCTGGCCGAGCGGGCCTTCCTGCGCAGCCTGGAGGGTGGCTGCCAGGTGCCCATCGGCGTCAACACCCACGTCGAGGCCGACGAGCTCGTGCTCACCGGCATGGTGGCCAGCATCGACGGCCAGCGCCTGCTGCGCGAGAGCTGCCGCGGCCCCGCCAGCGATCCCGAGGCGATCGGGGTGGCGCTGGCGGGCACCCTGCGGTCCCAGGGGGCCGGGGAGATCCTGGAGGAGATCTTTGCCAGCGTCCGCCCCGAAAGCTGA
- a CDS encoding chloride channel protein — translation MPASAPKAEASGPRASGAEAELRGLPFQWNLLAWAALVGTLTGLAVVAFHELLGFINNFLFGPFVEGLLVIGRSSPATPADLPPIDLPPLAPDSGTPLRALLQLGLDGIGLLAAAPPPPPLPEPPPVSLPTPPDWLALWPVVVVPTLGGLAVGLLRHVAGSIGPGLSSLMAIADGRQGGEPRLPWLRLVAASLSLGSGASLGPEGPSVEGGGNIGLWVALRGRLSPQAQKALVGAGVAAGLAAGFKAPIAGVFFAFEGSYSAIPGRPSLRAVLVAAVASALVTQLCLGDTPILRLPAYEVRSPLELPLYLGLGLLASLMSWLLIRLLAAGRDERVQAVVRRLPPGLPTALGGAALGGMALVFPQVLGVGYDTIEALLGRDGGIPLLTLVALIGVKLVATTVSNATGFVGGGFAPSLFLGAVLGSCYGQALGSGGLNLPVAEPPAYAMVGMAAVLAGSARAPLTALLLLFELTRDIRIVLPLMAAAGLSAALVERWQGIQDPGLMGPDPQEERRRGELAAIPVEEAFDPEAPLILPAAMTASAALARLIDSHGHCLLVERAGLALGLVTIGDLQRGLASDLSRSQPLRLEDCLRTDLVWLPAGVHLDRLEDQLRPNGLRQLPVFAVPAGAGGHLPHGLPPGGLAVELLRGMASRDGMARALARRLQAASERPSIRASATGST, via the coding sequence TTGCCAGCGTCCGCCCCGAAAGCTGAGGCCTCCGGACCCCGGGCGTCCGGGGCCGAGGCGGAGCTGCGTGGTCTGCCCTTCCAGTGGAACCTGCTGGCCTGGGCCGCGTTGGTCGGCACCCTGACGGGCCTGGCGGTGGTGGCGTTCCACGAGCTGCTGGGCTTCATCAACAACTTCCTGTTCGGCCCCTTCGTGGAGGGACTGCTGGTGATCGGGCGCTCCTCGCCCGCCACCCCCGCCGACCTGCCGCCGATCGACCTGCCGCCGCTGGCCCCCGACAGCGGCACACCGCTGCGGGCCCTGCTCCAGCTCGGGCTCGACGGCATCGGCCTGCTGGCGGCGGCCCCGCCGCCGCCCCCGCTCCCCGAACCCCCGCCCGTCAGCCTGCCCACCCCGCCGGACTGGCTGGCCCTCTGGCCCGTGGTGGTGGTGCCGACCCTCGGCGGCCTGGCGGTGGGCCTGCTGCGCCATGTCGCCGGCAGCATCGGTCCGGGTCTGTCGAGCCTGATGGCGATTGCCGACGGCCGCCAGGGGGGCGAGCCGCGCCTGCCCTGGCTGCGGCTGGTGGCGGCCTCCCTCAGCCTGGGCAGCGGCGCCTCCCTCGGCCCCGAGGGGCCCAGCGTGGAGGGCGGCGGCAACATCGGCCTCTGGGTGGCCCTGCGGGGCCGCCTCTCCCCCCAGGCCCAGAAGGCCCTGGTGGGGGCCGGGGTGGCGGCGGGTCTGGCGGCCGGCTTCAAGGCCCCCATCGCCGGCGTGTTCTTCGCCTTCGAGGGCAGCTACAGCGCCATTCCGGGTCGCCCCAGCCTGCGGGCGGTGCTGGTGGCGGCGGTGGCCTCGGCGCTCGTCACCCAGCTGTGCCTGGGCGACACGCCGATCCTGCGCCTGCCCGCCTACGAGGTGCGCTCCCCCCTGGAGCTGCCCCTCTATCTGGGGCTGGGCCTGCTGGCCAGCCTGATGTCGTGGCTGCTGATCCGCTTGCTGGCCGCCGGCCGCGACGAGCGGGTCCAGGCGGTGGTGCGGCGGTTGCCGCCGGGCCTGCCCACGGCCCTGGGAGGGGCGGCCCTTGGGGGCATGGCCCTGGTGTTCCCCCAGGTGCTCGGGGTGGGCTACGACACGATCGAAGCCCTGCTGGGCCGGGACGGCGGCATCCCCCTGCTGACGCTGGTGGCCCTGATCGGCGTCAAGCTGGTGGCCACCACCGTCAGCAACGCCACCGGCTTCGTGGGGGGCGGTTTCGCCCCCTCCCTGTTCCTGGGGGCGGTGCTGGGCAGCTGTTACGGCCAGGCGCTGGGCAGCGGCGGCCTGAATCTGCCGGTGGCCGAACCTCCCGCCTACGCCATGGTGGGGATGGCGGCGGTGCTGGCCGGCAGCGCCCGGGCTCCGCTCACCGCGCTCCTGCTGCTGTTCGAGCTCACCCGGGACATCCGCATCGTGCTGCCGCTGATGGCGGCGGCCGGCCTCAGCGCCGCCCTGGTGGAGCGCTGGCAGGGCATTCAGGATCCGGGGCTGATGGGGCCGGATCCCCAGGAGGAGCGTCGCCGCGGCGAGCTGGCGGCCATCCCGGTGGAGGAGGCCTTCGACCCGGAGGCGCCGTTGATCCTGCCGGCCGCCATGACGGCCTCAGCGGCCCTGGCCCGGCTGATCGACAGCCATGGCCATTGCCTGCTGGTGGAACGGGCCGGTCTGGCCCTGGGGCTGGTGACGATCGGCGACCTGCAGCGTGGCCTGGCCTCCGATCTCAGCCGTTCGCAACCGCTGCGCCTTGAGGATTGTCTGCGTACCGACCTGGTCTGGTTACCGGCCGGGGTGCATCTGGATCGCCTTGAGGACCAGCTGAGGCCTAATGGCCTTCGGCAGCTGCCGGTCTTCGCGGTGCCGGCGGGAGCAGGGGGCCACCTGCCCCATGGTCTGCCCCCCGGGGGGCTCGCCGTCGAGCTGTTGCGGGGGATGGCCAGCCGCGACGGCATGGCCCGGGCCCTGGCGCGACGCCTTCAGGCCGCTTCGGAACGGCCCTCCATCAGGGCCTCGGCGACGGGATCAACCTGA
- a CDS encoding L,D-transpeptidase encodes MSRSLVLSVLLTAGWGAATAGAASAAEAPVTVAAPVSTSVPTGAAPVAPGVAAPATAAPAPASATVTSTREIVLELGKRTISLRDNGKVLGSWPVAIGDARTPTPKGRFQVEVKVVNPQYQSTVSGKINPTKGPNGPLGDRWIGFKRSGPNQYGIHGTPSAWAWTVTSRSAVTNGCVRMLTPHVRALFEQVEVGTPVVVKP; translated from the coding sequence ATGTCGCGCTCCCTGGTCCTGTCCGTGCTCCTGACCGCCGGCTGGGGGGCCGCCACGGCGGGGGCCGCAAGTGCCGCCGAAGCGCCGGTGACGGTGGCTGCGCCGGTGAGCACAAGCGTTCCGACCGGCGCCGCTCCGGTCGCACCCGGGGTGGCAGCCCCCGCCACCGCTGCGCCGGCTCCGGCGAGCGCCACGGTGACCAGCACCCGCGAAATCGTGCTGGAGCTGGGCAAGCGCACGATCAGCCTGCGGGACAACGGCAAGGTGTTGGGCAGCTGGCCCGTGGCCATCGGTGACGCCCGCACCCCCACCCCGAAGGGACGCTTCCAGGTGGAGGTGAAGGTGGTCAATCCCCAGTACCAGAGCACCGTGAGCGGCAAGATCAACCCCACCAAGGGCCCCAATGGCCCCCTCGGTGACCGCTGGATCGGCTTCAAGCGCAGCGGCCCCAACCAGTACGGCATCCACGGCACACCGAGCGCCTGGGCCTGGACCGTCACCTCCCGCTCCGCCGTCACCAATGGCTGTGTCCGGATGCTCACGCCCCATGTCCGCGCCCTGTTTGAGCAGGTGGAGGTGGGCACACCGGTTGTGGTCAAACCCTGA
- a CDS encoding inorganic diphosphatase, protein MANIDHAPSRTMLNLLHVLPAFADEAELRLNAIVELNSNTINKYELITETGHLKLDRVGYSSLAYPFAYGCIPRTWDEDGDPLDIEIVGVTEPLVPGSLVEARIIGIMCFDDGGEVDDKVIAVLADDKRMDHITSYTQLGEHGLRETQYYWEHYKDLKKPGTCKVNGFHDTGEAVRIIKECEDRYLSVVDPRLVD, encoded by the coding sequence ATGGCGAACATCGACCACGCCCCCAGCCGCACCATGCTGAACCTGCTGCATGTGCTGCCGGCCTTCGCCGATGAGGCCGAGCTGCGGCTCAACGCCATCGTGGAGCTCAACTCAAACACGATCAACAAGTACGAGCTGATCACCGAAACCGGCCATCTGAAGCTGGATCGGGTGGGCTATTCGTCCCTCGCCTACCCCTTCGCCTACGGCTGCATTCCCCGCACCTGGGACGAGGACGGCGATCCCCTCGACATCGAGATCGTCGGCGTCACCGAGCCCCTGGTACCCGGCAGCCTGGTGGAGGCGCGCATCATCGGCATCATGTGTTTTGACGATGGCGGCGAGGTGGACGACAAGGTGATCGCCGTCCTGGCCGACGACAAGCGCATGGACCACATCACCAGCTATACCCAGCTGGGTGAGCACGGGCTCAGGGAAACCCAGTACTACTGGGAGCACTACAAGGATCTGAAAAAGCCCGGCACCTGCAAGGTGAACGGATTCCATGACACCGGCGAGGCCGTTCGCATCATCAAGGAATGCGAAGATCGCTATCTTTCCGTCGTCGATCCCCGCCTGGTCGACTGA
- a CDS encoding carboxypeptidase M32, translating into MPAAAPALDQLQHHLHTTRLLGSISSTLYYDQNTVMPAAGATWRGEQLALLAAQLHERQSSAAYADLVAAAEAELTADAPPERRRNLQLLRLDLNRQRCLDPALVTALARAQSHGNAVWQEARAANAFATFAPALRELIRLRREQASQLADAEPVVRSPWEILAQPFEPDSSKARLQELFAPLAAELPGLLEQVGAAPAASQSQAFDLPDALQESLCSELLDGWGYDASRCQRSRSAHPFSCTVGPQDFRITTRVVGGQPFSAFLATAHEWGHSLYEQGLPRSDDHYFPWPLGEATSMGVHESQSLFWECRVARSRAFAERWHPRFQRGLGSDPWGGAFGFWRALNPLRPGLIRVEADELSYSLHIVLRFELELALLEQGMPVEELPAAWNRRMKELLGLQPATDAEGCLQDIHWAEGLFGYFPSYALGHLISAQIAEALEQEIGPIEALVAAGETAALQDWLASNIWLHGRSVNAEELVERVTGRPLGARPFLTYLRAKVGQLTGAG; encoded by the coding sequence ATGCCCGCAGCGGCTCCAGCCCTTGACCAGCTCCAGCACCACCTGCACACCACCCGCCTGCTGGGCTCGATCAGCAGCACCCTCTATTACGACCAGAACACGGTGATGCCCGCCGCCGGCGCCACCTGGCGCGGCGAGCAGCTGGCCCTGCTGGCGGCCCAGCTGCACGAGCGCCAGAGCAGTGCGGCCTACGCCGATCTGGTGGCCGCCGCTGAAGCCGAGCTCACGGCCGATGCCCCCCCAGAGCGGCGCCGCAACCTGCAGCTGCTGCGGCTGGATCTGAACCGCCAGCGCTGCCTCGATCCGGCCCTGGTCACCGCCCTGGCACGGGCCCAGTCCCACGGCAACGCCGTCTGGCAGGAGGCCCGGGCGGCCAACGCCTTCGCCACCTTCGCGCCGGCCCTGCGGGAGCTGATCCGGCTGCGCCGCGAGCAGGCCAGCCAGCTGGCCGACGCCGAACCGGTGGTTCGCAGCCCCTGGGAAATCCTGGCCCAGCCGTTCGAGCCCGATAGCAGCAAGGCCCGGCTCCAGGAGCTGTTCGCTCCCCTGGCGGCGGAACTGCCCGGCCTGCTGGAGCAGGTGGGGGCCGCCCCCGCCGCCAGCCAGTCCCAGGCGTTCGACCTGCCCGACGCCCTGCAGGAGAGCCTCTGCAGCGAGCTGCTCGATGGCTGGGGCTACGACGCCAGCCGCTGCCAGCGCTCCCGATCCGCCCACCCCTTCTCCTGCACCGTTGGCCCCCAGGACTTCCGGATCACCACCCGGGTGGTGGGGGGCCAGCCGTTCTCAGCCTTCCTGGCCACCGCCCATGAATGGGGCCACTCTCTCTATGAGCAGGGCCTGCCCCGCAGCGACGACCACTACTTCCCCTGGCCCCTGGGGGAGGCCACCTCGATGGGGGTGCACGAATCCCAGTCCCTGTTCTGGGAGTGCCGGGTGGCCCGCAGCCGGGCCTTCGCCGAGCGCTGGCATCCCCGCTTCCAGCGGGGCCTGGGGTCCGACCCCTGGGGCGGCGCCTTCGGTTTCTGGCGGGCCCTCAATCCCCTGCGGCCGGGCCTGATCCGGGTGGAGGCCGATGAGCTGAGCTACAGCCTCCACATCGTCCTGCGCTTCGAACTGGAGCTGGCCCTGCTGGAGCAGGGGATGCCGGTGGAGGAGCTGCCCGCGGCCTGGAACCGGCGGATGAAGGAGCTGCTGGGGCTGCAGCCGGCCACGGACGCCGAGGGCTGCCTCCAGGACATCCACTGGGCCGAGGGGCTGTTCGGCTACTTCCCCTCCTACGCCCTCGGCCACCTGATCAGCGCCCAGATCGCGGAGGCCCTCGAGCAGGAGATCGGCCCCATCGAGGCTCTGGTGGCGGCGGGGGAGACGGCCGCCCTGCAGGACTGGCTCGCCAGCAACATCTGGCTCCATGGCCGCTCGGTGAACGCCGAGGAACTGGTCGAGCGGGTCACGGGCCGGCCCCTGGGTGCCCGGCCCTTCCTCACCTACCTGCGCGCCAAGGTTGGCCAGCTGACCGGGGCGGGCTGA
- a CDS encoding type II toxin-antitoxin system Phd/YefM family antitoxin, with protein sequence MRTVNVHEAKIQFSRLIDAAHAGETILVAKDGKPWARLVPLEPDQPRRQPGVLRGRLELPATDVLLAPLPPEELDALDAALPR encoded by the coding sequence ATGCGAACCGTCAACGTTCATGAGGCCAAGATCCAGTTCTCGCGGCTGATCGACGCCGCCCATGCCGGCGAAACCATCCTGGTGGCGAAGGATGGCAAGCCCTGGGCGCGGCTGGTGCCGCTGGAGCCCGATCAGCCTCGCCGCCAGCCCGGGGTGCTGCGTGGGCGACTGGAGCTTCCTGCCACGGACGTGCTCCTGGCACCCCTGCCCCCCGAGGAGCTCGACGCCCTCGATGCAGCGCTTCCCCGTTGA
- a CDS encoding type II toxin-antitoxin system VapC family toxin: protein MAASLLLDAHALLWWLVEPEKLSGIAQKAIGDPAAAIFVSAASGWEIATKARLGQLPGAEGLLLNLPSLLQQQGFQPLAVQLHHGVRAGAYPQAHRDPFDRLLAAQAELEGLQLVSIDPALATFPCRLLW, encoded by the coding sequence ATGGCCGCGTCCCTCCTGCTGGATGCCCATGCCCTGCTCTGGTGGTTGGTGGAACCGGAGAAGCTCTCCGGGATCGCCCAGAAGGCCATTGGCGATCCGGCGGCGGCCATCTTCGTCAGCGCCGCATCGGGCTGGGAGATCGCCACCAAAGCCAGGCTGGGCCAACTTCCTGGCGCTGAAGGACTGCTACTGAATCTGCCTTCCCTTCTGCAGCAGCAGGGCTTCCAGCCCCTCGCCGTGCAGTTGCATCACGGCGTTCGCGCTGGCGCTTACCCCCAGGCCCATCGCGATCCGTTCGATCGGCTGCTGGCGGCCCAGGCGGAGCTGGAGGGTTTGCAACTGGTGAGCATCGACCCCGCCTTGGCCACCTTTCCCTGCCGCCTGCTCTGGTGA
- a CDS encoding OsmC family protein produces the protein MTTITCRYEGAQRCAAEHAASGSRLITDAPVDNQGKGEAFSPTDLVGTALATCLLTVMGIVAERQGIPLEGASVRLEKGMSSSSERRIALLEAWIDLPAGLGAEQRELLIRAGESCPVKVSLEGCVPMRLHWNPAAAD, from the coding sequence ATGACCACGATCACCTGCCGCTATGAAGGAGCTCAGCGCTGCGCGGCGGAGCACGCCGCCTCCGGCTCGCGGCTGATCACCGATGCCCCCGTCGACAACCAGGGCAAGGGCGAAGCCTTCTCCCCCACCGACCTGGTGGGCACGGCCCTGGCCACCTGTCTGCTGACGGTGATGGGCATCGTGGCCGAACGCCAGGGCATCCCCTTGGAGGGGGCCTCGGTGCGGCTGGAGAAGGGCATGAGCAGCAGCAGCGAGCGCCGCATCGCCCTGCTGGAGGCCTGGATCGACCTGCCGGCCGGCCTCGGGGCCGAGCAGCGTGAGCTGCTGATCCGCGCCGGCGAGAGCTGCCCGGTGAAGGTCAGCCTGGAAGGCTGCGTGCCGATGCGGCTGCACTGGAACCCGGCGGCGGCGGACTGA
- a CDS encoding DUF2721 domain-containing protein, with protein MPLILLVVPQGASGLAETIRLAVTPVFLLAGISGLLGVITTRLSRIIDRARVLKAGDPAASVARSRELQGELQMHRRRMTLASAAFASATTSFLLVATVVMVLFLSTLATIDLTPLVALLFVLAMGSLMTAVLLLLREVQLGSQALRRF; from the coding sequence TTGCCACTGATCCTGCTGGTGGTGCCCCAGGGCGCGTCGGGGCTGGCCGAAACGATCCGGCTGGCGGTCACGCCGGTGTTCCTGCTGGCGGGCATCAGTGGCCTGCTGGGGGTGATCACCACCCGCCTGTCGCGCATCATCGACCGGGCCCGGGTGCTCAAGGCGGGGGATCCGGCTGCCAGCGTGGCCCGCTCGCGGGAGCTGCAGGGGGAACTGCAGATGCACCGCCGCCGCATGACGCTGGCCTCGGCAGCCTTCGCTTCGGCCACCACCAGCTTCCTGCTGGTGGCCACGGTGGTGATGGTGCTGTTCCTGAGCACCCTGGCCACGATCGACCTGACCCCCCTGGTGGCCCTGCTGTTCGTGCTGGCGATGGGTTCGCTGATGACGGCGGTGCTGCTGCTGCTGCGGGAGGTGCAGCTGGGCAGCCAGGCGTTGCGGCGCTTCTGA
- a CDS encoding fatty acid desaturase yields MDSSNLRGGWQIANTVIPYAALWWVADWSLKQAPLLLIPTMVVMVLLLARIFSLMHDCGHDSLFRSRRANQVFGFLLGVLSAIPQYPWSRGHAYHHRHNGDWEKYQGPSALVTTSAFAALSPGQQRFYGVLRHPAMLFPGGFFYLVIKPRLALLLGLAGFFPHLVACLRSPEPMGFGTILASYRSNHWYTNEEFRHLVANNIAVIGSWWLMAHWLGAGVFWSIYAPVMACAAAIFICIFFVQHNFPGSYAHATAGWSEMTGVLEGTSDLELPPIFNWFSADIGCHAIHHLSSKIPNYRLRACHERNAHLLSNVRRLSLADIPGCFSYILWDPQACRLTTIDEQRSALQVAVPG; encoded by the coding sequence ATGGACAGCTCAAATCTGCGCGGCGGCTGGCAGATCGCCAACACCGTGATCCCCTACGCGGCCCTCTGGTGGGTCGCCGACTGGAGCCTCAAGCAGGCGCCGCTGCTGCTGATTCCCACGATGGTGGTGATGGTGCTGCTGCTGGCGCGCATCTTTTCGCTGATGCACGACTGCGGCCACGACTCCCTGTTCCGCAGCCGGCGGGCCAACCAGGTGTTCGGCTTCCTGCTCGGGGTGCTCAGTGCCATTCCCCAGTACCCCTGGTCGCGGGGGCATGCCTACCACCACCGCCACAACGGCGACTGGGAGAAGTACCAGGGACCGTCGGCCCTGGTCACCACCAGCGCCTTTGCGGCCCTCAGCCCCGGCCAACAGAGGTTCTATGGCGTGCTGCGCCACCCGGCGATGCTGTTCCCCGGTGGCTTCTTCTACCTGGTGATCAAGCCCCGCCTGGCCCTGCTGCTGGGGCTGGCGGGCTTCTTCCCCCACCTGGTGGCCTGCCTGCGCAGCCCGGAGCCGATGGGCTTCGGAACGATCCTGGCCAGCTATCGCTCCAACCACTGGTACACCAACGAGGAATTCCGCCATCTGGTGGCCAACAACATCGCCGTGATCGGCTCCTGGTGGCTGATGGCCCACTGGCTCGGTGCCGGTGTGTTCTGGTCGATCTATGCCCCGGTGATGGCCTGTGCGGCGGCGATCTTCATCTGCATCTTCTTTGTGCAGCACAACTTCCCCGGTTCGTACGCCCATGCCACTGCTGGCTGGAGCGAGATGACCGGAGTGCTGGAGGGCACCAGTGATCTGGAGCTGCCGCCGATCTTCAACTGGTTCTCGGCCGACATCGGCTGCCACGCCATCCACCATCTCTCTTCGAAGATCCCCAACTACCGGCTGCGGGCCTGCCATGAGCGCAACGCCCACCTGCTGAGCAACGTGCGGCGGCTGTCGCTGGCCGATATCCCGGGGTGCTTCAGCTACATCCTCTGGGATCCCCAGGCCTGCCGCCTGACCACCATCGACGAGCAGCGATCCGCCCTCCAGGTGGCCGTCCCCGGCTGA